A region of Paenibacillus thiaminolyticus DNA encodes the following proteins:
- a CDS encoding FAD-binding oxidoreductase, giving the protein MILNEVRQELLRLLGPERFRDDMEALITHSYDATPMLQTMPDAVVYPESTQDVQHILRLANEHRIPIVPRGAASNLCGGTVPVSGGIVVAMTRMNQLLELDTDNLTATFQPGLNTKQFHREVERKGLFYPPDPSSMVISTLGGNIMEGAGGLRGLKYGTTKDYVIGLEAVLPSGEVIRTGGKLYKDVAGYDLTKLLVGSEGTLAIVTEATVKLIPAPKVRQTMLVAFEDIYAAARSVSRIVGAGIIPATLEFMDQPTIRVVEEYNHIGLPTDMEAVLLIEQDGQEQLGVGKDMEAIASICREEGAARIDMARDEHEAEQLMKARRSALSTLARIRPTTILEDATVPRSRIADMVLAINRIAAEYELNICTFGHAGDGNLHPTCTTDARDSAEIERVEQAFADIFEEAIRLGGTITGEHGVGTVKAPYLEWKVGEAGIAVMKGIKQTFDPNGIMNPGKIFAKPARKRLVIAR; this is encoded by the coding sequence ATGATATTGAACGAAGTGCGGCAAGAGCTGCTTCGGCTGCTTGGCCCGGAACGCTTCCGCGACGATATGGAAGCGCTTATCACGCATTCGTATGATGCGACACCGATGCTTCAGACGATGCCGGATGCGGTCGTCTACCCGGAATCAACGCAGGACGTGCAGCATATTCTCCGGCTGGCGAATGAGCACCGCATTCCGATTGTTCCGCGGGGAGCGGCCAGCAATCTTTGCGGCGGCACGGTACCGGTATCCGGAGGCATCGTCGTGGCGATGACCCGGATGAACCAGCTGCTGGAGCTCGACACCGACAATCTGACGGCCACGTTCCAGCCGGGGCTGAATACGAAGCAGTTCCACCGCGAGGTGGAGAGGAAGGGGCTGTTCTATCCGCCCGATCCGAGCAGTATGGTGATCTCGACCTTGGGCGGCAACATTATGGAGGGCGCCGGCGGCTTGCGCGGCTTGAAGTACGGCACGACCAAGGACTATGTCATCGGTCTGGAGGCGGTTCTTCCTTCCGGTGAGGTCATCCGGACGGGCGGCAAGCTGTACAAGGACGTTGCCGGCTACGATTTGACGAAGCTGCTCGTCGGGTCCGAAGGGACGCTCGCCATCGTAACGGAGGCGACGGTGAAGCTTATCCCTGCACCCAAAGTGAGACAGACGATGCTGGTTGCTTTTGAAGACATTTATGCGGCCGCGCGCTCCGTCTCGCGGATTGTGGGCGCCGGCATCATTCCCGCGACGCTGGAGTTCATGGATCAGCCGACGATACGGGTCGTGGAGGAATACAATCATATCGGCCTGCCGACGGATATGGAAGCGGTGCTCTTGATTGAGCAGGACGGGCAGGAGCAGCTTGGCGTCGGGAAGGATATGGAGGCCATCGCCTCGATATGCCGGGAGGAAGGAGCGGCCCGCATCGATATGGCGCGGGATGAGCATGAGGCGGAGCAACTGATGAAGGCGAGGCGCAGCGCGCTGTCGACCTTGGCGCGCATCCGGCCGACAACGATATTGGAGGATGCGACGGTGCCCCGTTCCCGCATCGCGGATATGGTTTTGGCCATTAATCGGATCGCGGCCGAATACGAGCTGAATATTTGCACGTTCGGTCATGCCGGGGACGGAAATTTACATCCAACCTGTACGACAGATGCGAGAGACAGCGCGGAGATCGAACGGGTGGAGCAGGCGTTCGCCGATATTTTCGAGGAGGCGATTCGGCTTGGCGGCACAATCACCGGCGAGCACGGCGTCGGCACGGTCAAGGCGCCATATCTGGAATGGAAGGTCGGAGAGGCGGGCATCGCCGTCATGAAAGGCATTAAGCAGACGTTCGATCCGAACGGCATCATGAATCCGGGCAAAATCTTCGCCAAGCCCGCACGCAAAAGGCTGGTGATTGCACGATGA
- a CDS encoding SulP family inorganic anion transporter, with protein MKPLLRGRYAGYTVQSLKKDMISGSIVGIVAIPLGMAFAIASGVKPEYGLYTTIVAGLLISLLGGSRFQIGGPTGAFIPILFAIVLQYGYENLLIAGFMAGLMLVLMGLFRFGAVIRFIPRPVTIGFTSGIAVIIFTGQIADFLGVHVDKQGGFIADMRALVLQLPSLNLYSVVTAALCLAVLLITPRWLPRIPGSLIGLLISSLAAAWFFPGQVATIGSTFGDIPAGLPEFRVPAISWDRVVHLLQPAFVIAMLGGIESLLSAVVADGMTGDRHKSNRELVGQGIANMITPLFGGIPATGAIARTATNIRNGAVSPVSGVVHALVVLLVLLFFAPYASNIPLAAMAPILMVVAWNMSERKAFLHILRTRTADSLILAVTFLLTVFFNLTVAVQAGLVLAVVLFVKRMSEGVKVAKVLPDPADRKAKVSSRIVKDGRHCPQISMFTVEGPLFFGAAQSFEQSLADQSADTPLVLILRMGRVPYMDTTAESNLSALVGRVQHQGGIVLVTGIHDQPQTLLSRTGLADRIGADHFFDRTGAAIDYALTRISMARCQGCRHFAFRECAALSGAASSPDQPCAVRQRDTVGV; from the coding sequence ATGAAACCGTTGTTGCGCGGACGTTATGCCGGATATACCGTGCAGTCACTGAAGAAAGATATGATTTCTGGAAGCATTGTCGGCATTGTCGCCATTCCGCTAGGGATGGCGTTTGCCATTGCTTCGGGCGTCAAGCCGGAGTACGGGCTCTATACGACGATCGTAGCGGGCCTGCTTATTTCGCTGCTAGGCGGTTCGCGCTTCCAGATCGGGGGGCCGACGGGCGCGTTCATTCCGATTTTGTTCGCCATCGTCCTGCAATATGGATACGAAAACCTGCTCATCGCCGGCTTCATGGCTGGACTCATGCTGGTGCTGATGGGTCTGTTCCGCTTCGGAGCCGTCATCCGCTTCATCCCGCGGCCGGTCACGATCGGCTTCACCTCCGGGATCGCGGTCATCATCTTTACGGGGCAGATCGCTGATTTTCTCGGTGTGCACGTTGACAAGCAGGGCGGCTTCATCGCCGACATGCGCGCCCTTGTCCTGCAGCTGCCGTCGCTCAATTTATATAGCGTTGTGACCGCCGCTCTCTGCCTTGCCGTTCTGCTAATTACGCCGAGATGGCTGCCCCGCATTCCCGGATCGCTGATCGGACTGCTCATCTCCAGCTTGGCTGCCGCCTGGTTCTTCCCTGGCCAAGTGGCAACGATCGGCTCAACCTTCGGTGACATTCCGGCCGGCTTGCCCGAATTCCGGGTGCCGGCAATCAGTTGGGATCGCGTCGTCCATCTGCTGCAGCCCGCCTTCGTTATCGCGATGCTCGGCGGCATTGAATCGCTCCTGTCAGCTGTCGTCGCCGACGGCATGACGGGCGATCGGCACAAGAGCAACCGCGAGCTCGTCGGGCAGGGCATCGCCAACATGATCACGCCGTTGTTCGGCGGCATTCCCGCGACCGGAGCGATCGCCCGGACGGCGACCAATATCCGGAACGGAGCCGTCTCTCCCGTGTCAGGGGTCGTGCATGCGCTTGTCGTGCTGCTGGTGCTGCTGTTCTTCGCGCCGTATGCCTCGAATATTCCGCTTGCCGCTATGGCGCCGATTCTGATGGTCGTCGCCTGGAACATGAGCGAGCGCAAAGCTTTTCTGCATATTTTGCGGACCCGAACCGCTGATTCGCTCATATTGGCCGTCACCTTCCTGCTGACCGTCTTCTTCAACCTGACAGTGGCGGTGCAGGCCGGGCTCGTGCTGGCCGTCGTGCTGTTCGTGAAGCGGATGAGCGAAGGCGTCAAGGTCGCCAAAGTGCTGCCCGATCCGGCCGACCGGAAGGCCAAGGTCTCTTCCCGAATCGTGAAGGACGGCCGGCATTGTCCGCAAATCAGCATGTTCACGGTCGAAGGTCCGCTATTCTTCGGAGCGGCCCAGTCATTCGAGCAGTCGCTGGCGGATCAGTCCGCAGACACCCCGCTCGTGCTGATTTTGCGCATGGGCCGCGTCCCGTACATGGATACCACCGCCGAATCGAATCTGTCGGCTCTCGTCGGCCGCGTGCAGCATCAAGGCGGCATCGTGCTCGTGACCGGCATCCATGACCAGCCGCAGACGCTGCTGTCCCGGACCGGACTGGCCGATCGTATCGGGGCCGACCATTTCTTCGATCGGACGGGCGCCGCCATCGACTACGCCCTGACGCGCATCAGTATGGCACGCTGTCAAGGGTGCAGGCATTTCGCGTTCAGGGAGTGCGCCGCCTTATCCGGCGCCGCCTCGTCGCCGGACCAGCCATGTGCGGTCCGGCAACGGGACACCGTCGGCGTGTGA
- a CDS encoding GNAT family N-acetyltransferase has protein sequence MNVIPLQAEWLGPMLDLWNRELGGHFPMREELLRQNTFEDVNVYVPGSWLAHSPDGTLLGFVVAKTWREEDRGMKLGEGGGWIQALVVRSEARGRGLGSRLLALAEEALQAAGADKVFMGRDPWHYFPGVPAALASARPWLEWRGYRFLYEVHDLYASVTDEPALRPAYSGGAQARLLECSDREEMLRFFHRCFPGRWYYEALCYWERGGQGREFLGLFTESGEMIGFCRVNDEASPYIAQNTYWAPLVPEPLGGIGPLGVDSRYRGKGYGLALVEEGIAELEARGMKHLVIDWTELVDFYAKLGFQPWKSYDLMAKSWSRDA, from the coding sequence ATGAATGTCATTCCATTGCAGGCCGAGTGGCTGGGTCCGATGCTTGACTTATGGAACCGGGAATTGGGCGGGCATTTTCCGATGCGGGAAGAGCTGCTTCGACAAAATACGTTTGAAGATGTCAATGTCTATGTGCCGGGCTCATGGCTGGCTCACAGCCCGGATGGAACGCTGCTTGGCTTCGTCGTAGCGAAGACATGGCGGGAAGAAGATCGCGGCATGAAGCTAGGGGAAGGCGGGGGCTGGATTCAGGCCTTGGTCGTTCGTTCCGAGGCGAGGGGCCGGGGGCTGGGAAGCCGGCTGCTGGCGCTGGCGGAAGAAGCGCTGCAAGCGGCCGGGGCGGATAAGGTCTTTATGGGACGGGATCCGTGGCATTATTTCCCCGGAGTTCCGGCAGCGCTCGCATCAGCCCGCCCATGGCTGGAGTGGAGAGGCTACCGCTTTTTATATGAAGTGCATGATCTGTATGCAAGTGTTACGGATGAACCAGCCCTTCGGCCGGCCTATTCGGGGGGCGCGCAGGCGAGATTGCTGGAATGTAGCGATCGGGAAGAAATGCTGCGTTTTTTCCATAGATGCTTCCCCGGCCGCTGGTATTATGAGGCGCTGTGCTATTGGGAGCGCGGAGGGCAAGGCCGGGAATTCCTTGGCCTGTTCACGGAGAGCGGAGAGATGATCGGCTTCTGCCGCGTCAATGACGAAGCTTCCCCGTATATCGCGCAGAATACGTATTGGGCTCCGCTCGTCCCGGAGCCGCTCGGCGGAATCGGTCCGCTCGGCGTGGACAGCCGTTATCGCGGCAAAGGCTACGGGCTGGCCCTGGTAGAGGAAGGCATCGCCGAATTGGAGGCGCGCGGGATGAAGCATCTCGTCATCGACTGGACGGAGCTCGTTGATTTTTATGCCAAGCTAGGCTTTCAGCCGTGGAAGAGCTACGATTTGATGGCGAAGTCGTGGAGCAGAGATGCGTAG
- a CDS encoding ArsR/SmtB family transcription factor, producing MYPDIQQFKAEFFKALAHPLRIKILEVLCEGDKTVNEIQSILGIEGSAVSQQLAVLRGKNVVYGVKDGTSVIYSLRDPMIKDLLQVAKRIFDNHLVNSISMLQNIKKQESS from the coding sequence ATGTATCCGGACATTCAACAGTTCAAAGCCGAGTTTTTCAAAGCGTTGGCACACCCCTTGAGAATCAAAATATTGGAGGTTCTATGCGAGGGAGACAAGACGGTGAACGAAATCCAGTCGATCCTCGGCATCGAAGGATCGGCTGTCTCGCAGCAGTTGGCCGTCCTGCGCGGCAAGAACGTCGTCTACGGCGTTAAGGATGGAACCTCGGTTATTTATTCTCTGCGCGATCCGATGATTAAGGATCTGCTCCAGGTGGCGAAGCGCATCTTCGACAATCATCTTGTCAACTCGATTTCGATGCTGCAAAACATCAAAAAGCAAGAATCTTCATAA
- a CDS encoding MFS transporter gives MNRSFYSLLSSRSFANLAGSLYMMTLIAAVYQLTGSAAFAGAVSFVRSIAVLSSSFSLPFWYTKLTVANVTRLFLLLQCALSGLVAFSLAPLSSILPAPAFLGYAFGGIVLIGYVEGCASAAANALYPRLVEEDKRVQANSLVSTSMQMLSLLGWTAGGILVAKLGHSLVLQLSSGLLLLGCLFLVRLSHQEQIERKATASRSMLAGWTFLFTHPQMRIITWMDIIEGIAGGIWIGGVTLVFAQEVLQKDEAWWGYINAAYYAGTIIGGLITLKLSALIHRHLVSAIIVGSFGVSLFAYGYAFNTQAFIALAIVLLMGPLYQLRDIAQRTYVQQYTPLAEQPSVFAAQSTITYVLFGVSVLFAGTVADMWGPQAVYIVGGTMYLLSASTGFILKKKHAAAEGHESPPLSS, from the coding sequence TTGAATCGTTCCTTTTACTCGCTATTATCGAGCCGATCGTTTGCCAATCTGGCCGGCTCGCTCTATATGATGACTTTGATCGCCGCCGTATACCAATTAACCGGCTCGGCGGCCTTCGCCGGAGCGGTCTCCTTCGTCCGCTCCATCGCCGTGCTGTCGAGCAGCTTCTCGCTGCCGTTCTGGTACACGAAGCTGACGGTCGCCAACGTGACGCGGCTCTTCCTGCTGCTCCAATGCGCGCTGTCCGGACTTGTCGCCTTCTCTCTGGCGCCTTTATCATCAATTCTGCCTGCGCCGGCATTTCTCGGCTATGCGTTCGGCGGCATCGTGCTAATCGGCTATGTTGAAGGCTGCGCATCCGCCGCGGCCAATGCGCTCTATCCGCGCCTTGTCGAAGAGGACAAGCGCGTGCAGGCGAACAGCCTCGTCTCCACCAGTATGCAGATGCTGTCGCTGCTCGGCTGGACCGCCGGCGGCATTCTCGTCGCCAAGCTCGGCCACTCGCTTGTGCTGCAGCTGTCCTCCGGGCTGCTGCTCCTCGGCTGCCTCTTCCTCGTCCGCCTGTCCCATCAGGAACAGATCGAACGGAAGGCCACAGCATCCCGCTCCATGCTGGCCGGCTGGACCTTTCTGTTCACCCATCCGCAGATGCGGATCATTACGTGGATGGATATCATCGAAGGAATCGCAGGCGGCATCTGGATTGGCGGCGTCACACTCGTCTTCGCGCAGGAAGTGCTGCAGAAGGATGAAGCGTGGTGGGGCTATATTAATGCCGCCTACTATGCAGGCACCATTATCGGCGGGCTGATTACGCTCAAGCTGTCTGCCCTTATCCACCGCCATCTCGTGAGCGCCATTATTGTCGGCTCCTTCGGCGTGAGTCTGTTCGCCTACGGCTACGCGTTCAATACGCAAGCCTTCATCGCACTGGCCATCGTCCTGCTGATGGGCCCGTTGTACCAGCTGCGCGATATCGCCCAGCGGACCTATGTCCAACAATACACCCCGCTCGCCGAGCAGCCGAGTGTATTCGCGGCGCAGAGCACGATTACCTATGTCCTGTTCGGGGTGTCGGTGCTGTTCGCCGGGACGGTGGCCGATATGTGGGGACCGCAGGCGGTATACATCGTTGGCGGGACAATGTACTTGCTCTCGGCGAGCACCGGGTTCATTTTGAAGAAGAAGCATGCGGCGGCAGAGGGCCATGAGTCTCCTCCGCTCTCTTCCTGA
- a CDS encoding MurR/RpiR family transcriptional regulator: MFASPTKGGLIMLSDMLGKLPPSEKKIASYILAHPEEAISLTASELGEKCHASSAAVIRLCKSLKLKGFQELKLRIVGDLNKSESEGYRDIRPNERVDTVLATMTNNSIQALRETSELVNLHDMAAVAELLIRARNILFFGVGASSIIGMDAQQKFLRINKPATAFTDLHVAAMNIANMTEEDVVFGISYSGETLEVVDLLKLANAKGCQTVSLTRYGDSPAAAEAGINLYISATKEATFRSAATSSRLAQLHIIDVLFMCVASHQYEETVQYLDQTREAIRFIKDRHG, from the coding sequence ATGTTTGCTTCACCGACGAAAGGCGGCCTGATCATGCTGTCCGATATGCTGGGCAAGCTGCCTCCGTCCGAGAAGAAAATCGCGTCGTATATTTTGGCGCATCCCGAAGAGGCGATCTCGCTGACCGCTTCCGAGCTGGGAGAGAAATGCCATGCCAGCAGCGCCGCCGTCATCCGCTTATGCAAATCGCTGAAGTTAAAGGGCTTCCAGGAATTGAAGCTGCGCATCGTCGGAGATTTGAATAAGTCGGAGAGCGAAGGGTACCGCGACATTAGGCCGAATGAGCGGGTCGACACGGTATTGGCGACCATGACGAACAACAGCATTCAGGCGCTGCGGGAGACATCTGAGCTTGTCAATCTTCACGATATGGCCGCGGTGGCCGAGCTGTTGATCCGGGCGCGGAACATTCTTTTCTTCGGCGTGGGGGCATCGTCGATTATCGGCATGGATGCGCAGCAGAAATTTCTCCGGATTAACAAGCCGGCCACCGCGTTTACGGACCTGCATGTGGCTGCGATGAATATCGCGAACATGACGGAGGAAGATGTCGTGTTCGGCATTTCCTATTCCGGAGAGACCCTGGAAGTGGTTGATCTGCTGAAGCTGGCCAATGCGAAAGGCTGCCAGACGGTCAGCCTGACCCGCTACGGAGATTCGCCGGCCGCGGCGGAAGCGGGCATCAACCTGTATATCTCGGCGACGAAGGAAGCGACATTCCGCAGCGCCGCGACGTCTTCCCGGCTTGCCCAGCTGCACATCATCGATGTGCTGTTCATGTGCGTCGCCTCCCATCAATATGAAGAGACCGTGCAATACTTGGATCAGACGCGGGAAGCGATTCGCTTCATCAAAGATCGCCACGGTTAA
- a CDS encoding (Fe-S)-binding protein, with protein sequence MNGSMNGIRDKESGKGTAGALQQQLVQALDYEQLMNCMRCGFCQPSCPTFRETGLEAASPRGRIALMKAVADGLMEPDAAFKQQMDLCLGCRACEPVCPSDVKYGQLLEQTREVLFEHTDPQPGAVPLRRLHKLAKPVFKRHNRLRLMSTILQAYQRSGLQRLARRGRMLRWLPQHMQTMERIMPRVDSRGVVKRTGGRRFPAKGERIGTVGLFRGCIMDVLFTETNVKTVRLLTESGYDVVIPEEQSCCGALFSHSGNRRTALEFAMQNVKAFREAGVDYIAINAGGCGATLIEYDHLLADEAEWAEPARQFSKQVKDISELLLRSGRWNDLAVPAKRSPAADSSSSITVTYQDSCHLRNVMRAGDSPRRLLCMIPDTKFVELEGAEICCGSAGIYNLVQPQMANDILDARMDAVDQTQASVILTSNPGCLLQMKAGVEREQAHDRIQVMHIIDYFAEKVLK encoded by the coding sequence ATGAACGGCAGCATGAACGGCATCCGGGACAAAGAAAGCGGGAAAGGTACGGCGGGCGCTCTGCAGCAGCAGCTGGTTCAGGCGCTCGATTACGAGCAGCTGATGAACTGCATGCGCTGCGGATTTTGCCAGCCGTCCTGTCCGACGTTCCGGGAGACCGGCCTGGAGGCCGCTTCTCCGCGCGGGCGTATCGCCCTCATGAAGGCGGTGGCGGACGGGCTGATGGAGCCGGACGCCGCGTTCAAGCAGCAGATGGATCTGTGCCTGGGCTGCCGTGCCTGCGAGCCGGTATGCCCCTCCGACGTCAAATATGGCCAGCTGCTGGAGCAGACGCGGGAAGTTTTGTTCGAGCATACGGACCCGCAGCCCGGAGCGGTACCGCTGCGCCGCCTGCATAAGCTGGCGAAGCCGGTCTTCAAGCGCCACAACCGCTTGCGGCTGATGAGCACGATACTGCAAGCGTACCAGCGCTCCGGTCTGCAGCGGCTGGCGCGGCGGGGCCGCATGCTGCGCTGGCTTCCGCAGCATATGCAGACGATGGAGCGGATTATGCCCCGGGTCGACAGCCGCGGCGTCGTGAAGCGGACCGGCGGGCGCCGGTTCCCTGCGAAGGGCGAACGCATCGGCACGGTCGGGCTGTTCCGCGGCTGCATTATGGACGTTCTGTTCACGGAGACGAATGTCAAGACGGTTCGTCTGTTGACGGAGTCCGGCTATGATGTCGTCATTCCGGAGGAGCAGTCCTGCTGCGGCGCCTTGTTCTCCCATAGCGGCAACCGGAGGACGGCGCTGGAGTTCGCCATGCAGAATGTGAAGGCGTTCCGGGAAGCGGGCGTGGATTACATCGCTATCAATGCAGGCGGCTGCGGGGCGACGCTGATCGAATATGATCATTTATTGGCGGATGAAGCGGAATGGGCTGAGCCGGCGCGCCAGTTTTCCAAGCAAGTGAAGGATATTAGCGAGCTGCTCCTGCGCTCGGGCCGCTGGAACGATCTGGCGGTACCGGCCAAGCGATCCCCGGCTGCGGATTCTAGCTCTTCCATCACGGTCACGTATCAAGATTCATGCCATCTCCGCAATGTGATGCGGGCCGGCGACAGTCCGCGCCGCTTGCTGTGCATGATTCCGGATACGAAGTTCGTAGAGCTGGAAGGGGCGGAGATCTGCTGCGGTTCGGCAGGCATTTATAATCTGGTGCAGCCGCAGATGGCGAACGATATTCTCGATGCCCGAATGGACGCGGTGGACCAGACGCAGGCATCCGTTATCTTGACAAGCAACCCGGGCTGTCTGCTGCAGATGAAGGCGGGAGTGGAACGGGAGCAAGCCCATGACCGGATTCAAGTTATGCATATCATCGATTATTTTGCGGAAAAAGTGTTGAAATAA